One region of Pararhizobium qamdonense genomic DNA includes:
- a CDS encoding SDR family NAD(P)-dependent oxidoreductase — protein sequence MFANVDTKAVLRADPGRFAGLTALVTGAGSGIGRASALAFARQGAAVALTGRRVPELEAVAGEIVQAGGMAMIAPADVTDERAVEALISAVVERFGGLDIAFNNAGTTAYKPIEELTGEDADHVLATNVKGVWLLVKHEVAAMRRRGRGGAIVNTSSIAATGGNVNLSIYAASKGALDAMVRAVALEVGNDGIRINNVSPGVIDTPMTSLLPPEAVSAIGAHAALGRIGHPDDIAGAVTWLASAEAAFVTGQSLVVDGGYNIAGMR from the coding sequence ATGTTTGCAAATGTGGACACGAAGGCCGTGTTGCGTGCCGATCCCGGGAGATTTGCGGGACTGACGGCCCTTGTCACGGGCGCGGGCAGCGGCATCGGCCGGGCAAGCGCTCTGGCATTCGCACGCCAGGGCGCTGCCGTGGCGCTTACTGGAAGACGTGTGCCCGAGCTGGAGGCGGTAGCAGGCGAAATTGTCCAGGCGGGTGGAATGGCAATGATTGCGCCGGCAGACGTGACAGACGAACGAGCCGTCGAAGCTTTGATCAGCGCGGTCGTGGAACGCTTTGGTGGCCTCGACATTGCCTTCAACAACGCCGGCACTACCGCCTACAAGCCAATCGAGGAACTGACGGGCGAGGATGCCGACCATGTGCTGGCGACCAACGTCAAGGGCGTATGGCTGCTGGTGAAGCACGAGGTCGCCGCGATGCGCCGGCGGGGCCGGGGCGGGGCAATCGTTAACACCTCCTCGATCGCCGCAACCGGCGGCAATGTCAACCTGTCGATCTATGCCGCCAGCAAGGGCGCGCTTGACGCTATGGTGCGCGCCGTGGCTCTGGAAGTCGGCAATGATGGCATCCGTATCAACAATGTCAGTCCCGGAGTGATCGATACGCCGATGACGAGCTTACTGCCTCCTGAAGCGGTGTCGGCGATCGGCGCGCATGCCGCTCTCGGACGTATCGGCCATCCCGACGATATCGCCGGCGCTGTAACCTGGCTCGCAAGTGCGGAAGCGGCGTTCGTCACCGGCCAAAGCCTCGTCGTCGATGGCGGTTACAATATCGCCGGCATGCGTTGA
- a CDS encoding LysR family transcriptional regulator: protein MMKGNDFAELTAFVTIAELKSFVRAATKLGVSRSALSHSMRMLEERVGTRLLNRTTRSVSLTDAGRTLYARLPAAFAEIRDAVEGLSAYRERPAGTVRLNLPRVAAETLIGSKLSDFAAAYPDIHVELTVEDQLSDIVGSGYDAGVRPGGLLHQDMISVRLTPDYRSTIVGSPAYFQNNPKPKVPADLAAHACINYRWTASGALYRWPFSKDGEQVNAEVSGPLTLNDAGLTVKAALSGMGLACTLESNVALELADGRLIRVLEDWCPPTWGFYLYYPSARLMSAAFRAFVDFMRH, encoded by the coding sequence ATGATGAAAGGCAATGATTTTGCCGAACTCACTGCGTTCGTCACGATTGCAGAACTGAAAAGCTTCGTGCGTGCCGCCACCAAGCTCGGTGTCTCGCGCTCAGCACTCAGCCATAGCATGCGCATGCTGGAAGAACGCGTCGGCACGCGACTACTGAACCGCACGACGCGCAGCGTTTCACTAACCGATGCCGGTCGCACGCTCTATGCGAGACTGCCGGCCGCCTTCGCCGAGATCCGCGACGCAGTTGAGGGCCTCAGCGCCTATCGGGAGCGTCCGGCAGGCACTGTGCGGCTGAACCTGCCGCGCGTGGCGGCAGAAACGCTGATCGGTTCGAAACTTTCAGATTTTGCAGCCGCCTATCCCGATATCCATGTGGAACTCACCGTTGAGGACCAACTCTCCGATATCGTCGGTAGCGGATACGACGCCGGTGTGCGACCCGGCGGTTTGCTGCATCAGGACATGATCTCCGTGCGACTGACGCCGGACTATCGAAGCACTATCGTCGGCTCGCCCGCCTATTTCCAGAATAATCCAAAGCCAAAAGTCCCGGCCGATCTCGCCGCTCATGCCTGCATCAACTACCGCTGGACGGCCTCAGGCGCGCTCTACCGCTGGCCGTTTTCCAAGGACGGCGAACAGGTAAATGCCGAAGTATCAGGCCCGTTAACGCTCAACGATGCAGGCCTCACGGTCAAAGCGGCACTCTCAGGGATGGGGCTTGCCTGCACGCTCGAAAGCAATGTAGCGCTCGAACTTGCTGACGGCCGCCTGATCCGCGTGCTGGAAGACTGGTGCCCGCCAACCTGGGGCTTTTATCTCTATTACCCGAGCGCCCGCCTGATGTCGGCGGCTTTCCGGGCGTTTGTCGACTTCATGCGCCACTAA
- a CDS encoding RidA family protein, which translates to MEREIIVPVAMKSIVERAGYAPAVRVENLVFCAGQVGRDANLNVINDPERQFEACWDNLATVLSEAGCRFEDVVEMTTYHVGLRQHMDVFREVKDRVFPRGTCAWTCIGVSELAHPGLLVEIKVVAALPARKIGSGSR; encoded by the coding sequence ATGGAACGCGAAATCATCGTGCCGGTGGCAATGAAGTCTATTGTGGAGCGTGCAGGTTATGCCCCTGCCGTCCGCGTGGAGAACCTTGTTTTCTGTGCGGGCCAAGTCGGACGCGATGCGAACTTGAATGTCATCAATGACCCAGAAAGGCAGTTCGAGGCGTGCTGGGATAACTTAGCCACCGTCTTGTCAGAAGCAGGTTGCCGTTTTGAGGATGTCGTGGAAATGACCACATACCATGTCGGATTGCGGCAGCACATGGATGTGTTTCGCGAGGTGAAGGACCGGGTCTTCCCCCGCGGAACATGCGCCTGGACTTGCATCGGGGTCTCCGAACTTGCTCACCCAGGTCTCCTTGTGGAAATCAAGGTTGTGGCAGCCTTACCTGCGCGAAAAATTGGATCAGGCAGTAGGTAA